The following are encoded in a window of Mycoplasmopsis verecunda genomic DNA:
- a CDS encoding SGNH/GDSL hydrolase family protein, which produces MKKNKLLVSTGLLAFIGASALLSASCKAPGSSPAISSSDPLNHHLTKPGSINPIKPKEPSKILPGDKPIELPLPVQGDDVITLRAKSPNFIAKDQKIKYVALGDSITAGFDGGLLQDYPGSLKDGKIEGASYPAFLSQLLNQDGRVESFQNFAASGSRAIDWIKMFDAQYQNPFSDEPSWDKLDHTFAGRLGFGKFKSGYAQEIAQQSKQALADANLVTFSLGANDFFFLLIKHVSQNKPMEIINELKKPHPDYLKIYKFVHDALDLTIPELANRVQVLAEKIAELAPKANINIVMYPMPMSGIKKALDDFIRNLVKADLPIDPVVLLLEQINLPYKQIASAFTQKYGKDNRISVVNAYNPTYWSAHSADLSDVYFDIHPNTYGYKKLAMDMYLKLTNPSILLKNYDPNFDFTQDFLETDATILKYQIEVDKTPAEVIGANTKQYLDNNDAFLTEINKTRSPYNYGERVLRMSQTFKNISTEVIQAVTNTSIYKELDPEGKLTNVILDPENDGANGFGSIVQEIINEKILQKIIGDFQAELTEKNKKGELVLTDIPKILIKHVINEENLFKLINALAKSKFINHNKERLSDGITTVINNLFKKFQDTIANGIVSALNTNLEKFGINPGDVKLLLIDIINSSNLNNILNALVTTFIRQSERFQTVSNYPELVKAFISDDEMIEKLSNSLSDFVWTTLNNPALKSALRKIAWEQITKHHLDHNLTEQGSDKLVDSVLDNVINFRGEKTDKFISDFIKFFFLNMRETEFNKLDIALVNALNQAFNTLVTDGDGISLSPLKVIDIFADTKIISNNVAFIKQLVQNIIDQAPNLNLADVIVKLLPPSVSQYVPADGVKILFNILVSNENSRAILREILNGVIDSFDTFQGSKDFGELFQKLLKSINLDTIKTNVTSLANDLLTQDTIKDTIITLLRKILENLKEQTRITDSEISSFLTDFKAEAFPIIKQLNTLNPIIDKLFELLEAIKNSTNPLVDFNKLPSELIEVAKKAVFTDPWSLINKVLDSNLITHNKEFVKKLAKFFIIQANQDNALIKQIKSLLINAISAAKLDDLIDKDEVITVLGKILDNQQTTKLLPIAIDFLVDNLDIVKLAQNPKELVAKLLQNKAFKQILNQNIKPILINLTSDLQINKTLAKVIRKLATDNWINIEDNYLPVFNKLVSHTWNNVLWNKQGAINVINAVVDFVADNNYNLEELIAKLPSVVLSNINIDAFLLTKGLFTLPLEKNEYKLYKEFLDSLLNQLQTLARNKDTFVSRLVEKIPVPSQIAKYQVTAQEIQVLALRILQSDSLNKFGKSFTQFVIDNQDKFKQAQNWSDFVLIPLSDVEFIKTIKPIAVSAINKAKNQSEFGVIKKTLVAYGNEYLLNNESISWLFKSKSSPDAAKLKELLSSLYDLVMQYETELNIIDTLFVGLEEFAKDGNATTFEALGQKVIAEFKKLFDKQHLETNIIKLLHLFGKTLISKHGSYIEEIIQNLYNKLATDEKFVKQIYEVIPLKTRDNIAKYITYEQINDFVKFLLNNKDFKDVFNKELKIVLSTLNEFKAINSFEDLLKVVIKKIDFDSIHQQIQNFIQATLNDAAIKQHIKDVTINIIKRQFRDIYVNQKAQGSELNYTEQFVSDVIDNILPLGKDLDLYNPILSYIFTALNKAKESENIIEFVKTIPNEILNIVKSKFNNNPKEFIIKVLDSPIIVNNKEYLKVVAKALLNKYIATPAVKNLISNLIDSKSKEIEKYANTEHIKSLILDIVQNANTANLISKAIDSVLSIQDLKSLVNNPLNTIFNVLKSSEILNSNNEIVALIKLALQHNAISDLLQTYVNKYLINQGFLTDENKLPIGFFDAIRKSLNDFIFDNPKFLSQIISLAKESILASNNFAEFANKFAAKIPSLFNLSDYSLVKLLLNSNIWNYKEQLLAIVDKLFDKHNGLYDSILPKLQTLIPVDKLANALQIQNKEQVSNVINQIISSSDFKAIAHESLKAIVNSVNNDNNELSLAKADSYNDLVKALVKNNTYVRTIKPYVINLVNIGIKESGLLEIIQKVISQALQKEDLAFIFNGISSEELQSLIKNIIGIYDVIDKNFGVSDLIFETLISHIRVNGTNFTKLNIFGVLKSLFTDNANNPEFEAKVAKTLASIASSELFTTNKPQISKILDNVFGNLSKSEDLSSVPEWVQRYGTNGPRKAIELANSIIKLIPQGTRDKIFNNVTQSNFEKILVFILTNNNFQTAVTQGVRNVVENINQYSSVTSYADIIKTTVSMVDLDTLKQSIIGFSNDLLSNSTLKDLLEDTIYRALRNIGVNVDSYSEAKKAAIKALSQNAKAIVDNLELLTPIIEIIFNGIKTASAQENQEQLLASLSLIPQQIAKLVDTNVKANPKKFISRMLNIQFVKNNYTSYIEIVQDVFYALRNSGQLQELVSNLINSLGNNAVFNYISKDNLVSLINLIIGKVSKNGDTVSVDKPSDFDTLLNTYLDEIKKPEFFNQLHVENISTYQPIKFISIINDNEALRNTFTKNISSIIDRVIKSNEFSDVVTDVTNNLAKIFRIDLGDVDRTKLTKELMTDLVSYLHNTHILESTIQNILLSILEVSQSEHQDKGFREKLQLALELFGQEMKKLINFKKYKYVQAIFENAHSLVTNKTDLIKVVDVIYDDISQRDEVINKIITVSGLGNILDKFDISYQVANLENNPLDTSGEAIELIKEILNLPDAKNTLHIVLQHVLEQNNWAKYEAIKVTTDDNDSESSAADKEAYSKLIKVLVSDNEFKQSLISSIRKWIYQINKSDNFAKVLAKIAHKVIINIDFDKMKATLPGIPLADGELATSAPDITTFPIKDLFKGISNPEALITTLIKNFNEIDAALDLIPQLFEGLIETVSQNGIDTNGSKIASKLLSVLKEIAFKPNFQAKLIQAMKSNINYVNEHKLNNDVKSFFTNLTKFVTSNISFGSLIWKAVPKEANWMKQLIEKLQLSENDLVGLGVNFIYLIDQFVNHPKVPELINKLSEWYLANPNEIDGVNDIYTGLKKFLNVYDNSQFITQNITELAKSIFNDNKYARTIAHFIVNKSLKFLGLDYSNDAESKARLDKIVDLFVNNTGTLLDETETFKSIFTSIVDTIKKTNNLDEFLSQVSGAIFKGLGFTEFATAKKFLKTSIIKDNKNDIFTIVSELIDKIFNTGIQGEKGKIKELIYTFNVSSILMKALVPAERLNTIDSSKKQSIINNINAMLVEAIGQPSLAKLLTTLLKDIFDRIDVYTNDNHTSYSSMLNELFKSPSERDIKASIKEWFTLILANTDNIISNGAAEILQSMLMKSGFNFNTGDDLKIIQEIIAGLMKTLASTTELEEIIDGIYKTIQATNFEQSSNTSKDLTNAIIKGILSVITTPDGRDISLIKILNKNVFLQKLLINIQPVTYVKFINRLFESSSLEKNTGMYAALKSILDIPIPGQENKPNNNASQPAVDDGKQLQNEIKLGFKFDVSIFDVVGKFKGLIKEIFYPMFVYQLQQVSDGKIDPDGKEYYRSEGFKAMFRMSGMLLSIIKHKVNSNSLFWGYSPVTIERMVNDGTGDAYLAMMSKFNAQYSKLNYNQKKAIGSDGGRGYNKEYVFGNTSNGTSASNYWTDQLLAYIYWGNDTNIDRHNKPTKILDIYFKALENGYLKPHGWNFKNK; this is translated from the coding sequence ATGAAAAAAAATAAACTATTAGTATCAACTGGACTACTTGCTTTTATTGGAGCTAGCGCACTGCTAAGTGCTTCATGTAAAGCACCAGGTTCATCACCAGCTATTTCATCTAGCGATCCATTAAATCATCATTTAACTAAACCTGGTTCTATAAACCCAATTAAACCAAAAGAACCATCAAAAATATTACCAGGCGACAAACCAATTGAATTACCATTGCCAGTTCAAGGTGATGATGTAATTACATTAAGAGCAAAATCACCTAACTTTATTGCAAAGGACCAAAAAATTAAATATGTTGCTTTAGGCGATTCAATTACCGCTGGTTTTGATGGCGGATTATTACAAGATTACCCAGGTTCATTAAAAGATGGAAAAATTGAAGGAGCTTCATATCCTGCATTTTTATCTCAACTTCTTAATCAAGATGGACGTGTTGAAAGTTTCCAAAACTTTGCGGCTAGTGGTTCAAGAGCAATTGACTGAATTAAGATGTTTGATGCTCAATATCAAAATCCATTTAGTGATGAACCATCATGAGACAAACTTGACCATACTTTTGCTGGAAGATTAGGTTTTGGTAAATTTAAATCAGGTTATGCACAAGAAATAGCTCAACAAAGTAAGCAAGCTTTAGCTGATGCTAACTTAGTTACATTTTCTCTAGGTGCGAATGATTTCTTCTTCTTATTAATCAAACATGTTTCCCAAAATAAACCAATGGAAATTATTAATGAATTGAAGAAACCACATCCAGATTACTTAAAAATCTATAAATTTGTGCATGATGCTTTAGATCTTACTATTCCTGAACTAGCTAACCGTGTACAAGTTTTAGCTGAAAAAATTGCTGAATTAGCACCAAAAGCTAATATTAACATAGTTATGTATCCAATGCCTATGTCTGGTATTAAGAAAGCATTGGATGATTTCATCCGTAATCTAGTTAAAGCAGATTTACCAATTGATCCAGTTGTGTTATTACTTGAACAAATAAATCTCCCTTATAAACAAATTGCTAGTGCTTTTACTCAAAAGTATGGTAAAGATAATAGAATTAGTGTAGTTAACGCTTATAATCCAACTTATTGATCTGCACACTCAGCTGATTTATCAGATGTGTATTTTGATATCCACCCAAATACTTATGGATACAAAAAACTTGCAATGGATATGTATCTAAAATTAACAAATCCTTCTATTTTATTAAAAAACTATGATCCTAATTTTGATTTCACTCAAGACTTCCTCGAAACAGATGCTACTATTTTAAAATACCAAATTGAAGTAGATAAAACTCCTGCCGAAGTAATTGGTGCAAATACCAAACAATATCTTGATAATAATGATGCATTTTTAACTGAAATTAATAAAACTCGTTCACCATATAACTATGGAGAAAGAGTACTTAGAATGTCTCAAACATTTAAAAACATTTCTACTGAAGTTATTCAAGCAGTAACAAATACATCAATTTATAAAGAATTAGATCCAGAAGGTAAATTAACTAATGTTATCTTAGATCCTGAAAATGATGGAGCTAATGGATTTGGTTCTATTGTTCAAGAAATTATTAATGAAAAAATACTACAAAAAATTATTGGTGATTTCCAAGCTGAATTAACCGAAAAGAACAAAAAAGGCGAACTTGTTTTAACTGATATTCCTAAAATTCTTATTAAACATGTTATTAATGAAGAAAACTTATTCAAGCTAATTAATGCATTGGCTAAAAGTAAATTCATTAATCACAATAAAGAAAGATTATCAGATGGAATTACTACTGTAATTAATAATTTATTCAAGAAATTCCAAGATACCATTGCAAATGGCATTGTTTCTGCATTAAACACTAATTTAGAAAAATTTGGAATTAATCCTGGTGATGTTAAACTATTACTCATTGATATTATTAATTCATCAAACTTGAATAATATTTTAAATGCTTTAGTTACTACATTTATCAGACAATCCGAAAGATTCCAAACAGTAAGTAATTACCCTGAATTAGTAAAAGCTTTCATTTCAGATGATGAAATGATTGAAAAATTATCTAACTCATTATCAGATTTTGTTTGAACTACACTAAATAATCCAGCATTAAAATCAGCACTTAGAAAAATTGCTTGAGAACAAATTACTAAACATCATTTAGATCATAATTTAACTGAACAAGGTTCAGATAAATTAGTTGATTCAGTACTTGATAATGTAATTAATTTTAGAGGTGAAAAAACCGATAAGTTTATTTCAGACTTTATTAAATTCTTCTTCTTAAACATGAGAGAAACTGAATTTAATAAACTTGATATAGCTCTTGTAAATGCGCTAAACCAAGCATTTAATACTTTAGTTACTGATGGTGATGGTATTTCATTATCTCCATTAAAAGTTATTGATATTTTTGCAGATACTAAAATCATTTCAAATAATGTTGCTTTTATTAAGCAACTAGTACAAAACATTATTGATCAAGCTCCAAATCTTAATCTAGCTGATGTTATTGTTAAATTATTACCACCTAGTGTTTCTCAATATGTACCAGCTGATGGTGTTAAAATACTATTCAATATTCTTGTTTCAAATGAAAATTCTCGTGCTATCTTACGCGAAATTTTAAATGGTGTTATTGATAGTTTTGATACATTCCAAGGCTCAAAAGATTTCGGTGAATTATTCCAAAAATTACTCAAATCAATTAATCTAGATACTATTAAAACTAATGTAACTTCACTTGCAAATGATTTATTAACACAAGATACAATTAAAGATACTATTATTACTTTATTACGTAAAATACTGGAAAATCTAAAAGAACAAACCAGAATCACAGATAGTGAAATATCAAGTTTCTTGACCGATTTCAAAGCTGAAGCTTTCCCAATTATTAAACAGCTAAATACTTTAAATCCAATTATTGATAAATTATTTGAATTACTAGAAGCAATTAAAAACTCAACAAATCCTTTAGTTGATTTCAATAAATTACCTAGTGAATTAATTGAAGTTGCCAAAAAAGCTGTTTTCACAGATCCTTGATCTTTAATTAATAAGGTATTAGATTCTAATTTAATAACTCACAATAAAGAATTCGTTAAGAAATTAGCTAAATTCTTCATTATACAAGCTAACCAAGATAATGCTTTAATTAAACAAATTAAATCATTACTTATTAATGCTATTTCAGCAGCTAAATTAGATGATTTAATTGATAAAGATGAAGTTATTACAGTTTTAGGAAAAATTTTAGATAATCAACAAACAACTAAATTACTTCCTATAGCAATTGATTTCTTAGTTGATAATTTAGATATTGTAAAACTTGCACAAAATCCGAAAGAATTAGTGGCTAAATTACTTCAAAATAAAGCCTTTAAACAAATATTAAATCAAAACATTAAACCTATTTTAATTAATTTAACAAGTGATTTACAAATTAATAAAACATTAGCTAAAGTTATTAGAAAATTAGCTACAGATAATTGAATTAACATTGAAGATAACTATCTACCTGTATTTAATAAACTAGTTTCACACACATGAAATAATGTACTTTGAAACAAACAAGGTGCAATTAATGTTATTAATGCTGTAGTTGATTTTGTTGCTGATAATAACTATAATTTAGAAGAATTAATTGCTAAATTACCAAGTGTTGTTTTAAGTAACATAAATATTGATGCATTCTTATTAACTAAAGGTCTATTTACATTACCATTAGAAAAGAATGAATATAAGTTATATAAAGAATTTCTTGATTCATTATTAAATCAATTACAAACTTTAGCAAGAAATAAAGATACATTTGTATCCAGGTTGGTTGAGAAAATACCTGTTCCATCACAAATTGCAAAGTATCAAGTTACTGCACAAGAAATTCAAGTATTAGCCCTTAGAATCCTACAATCTGATTCATTAAACAAATTTGGTAAATCATTTACTCAATTTGTTATTGATAATCAAGACAAATTTAAACAAGCTCAAAACTGAAGCGATTTTGTTTTAATCCCATTATCTGATGTTGAATTTATTAAAACAATTAAACCAATTGCTGTTTCAGCTATAAATAAAGCTAAAAACCAAAGCGAATTTGGTGTGATTAAAAAGACTCTTGTTGCTTATGGAAATGAATACTTATTAAATAACGAATCTATATCATGATTATTTAAATCAAAATCATCTCCTGATGCAGCTAAGTTAAAAGAATTACTAAGTAGCTTATACGACTTAGTAATGCAATATGAAACTGAATTAAATATTATTGACACATTATTTGTTGGATTAGAGGAATTCGCTAAAGATGGTAATGCAACAACTTTTGAAGCTTTAGGTCAAAAGGTTATAGCTGAATTTAAGAAATTATTTGATAAACAACATTTAGAAACAAACATTATTAAATTACTTCACTTATTTGGAAAAACATTAATTTCTAAACACGGAAGTTATATTGAAGAAATTATTCAAAACCTATACAATAAACTTGCTACAGATGAAAAATTTGTAAAACAAATTTATGAAGTAATCCCATTAAAAACTAGAGATAATATAGCTAAATACATTACATATGAACAAATTAATGATTTTGTTAAATTCCTTTTAAACAATAAAGATTTCAAAGATGTATTTAATAAAGAATTAAAAATTGTTCTTTCAACTTTAAATGAATTTAAAGCAATCAATAGTTTCGAAGACTTATTAAAAGTTGTTATCAAGAAAATAGATTTTGATTCTATTCATCAACAAATCCAAAACTTTATTCAAGCGACTTTAAATGATGCTGCAATCAAACAGCACATTAAAGATGTTACTATTAACATTATTAAACGTCAATTTAGAGATATTTATGTAAATCAAAAAGCACAAGGTAGTGAATTAAATTACACAGAACAATTTGTTTCTGATGTGATTGATAACATTTTACCTTTGGGTAAAGATTTGGATTTATATAATCCAATTCTTTCATATATTTTTACGGCATTAAATAAGGCAAAAGAATCAGAAAATATTATTGAATTTGTTAAAACAATTCCAAATGAAATTCTAAATATTGTAAAAAGTAAATTTAATAATAATCCTAAAGAATTTATTATTAAAGTTTTAGATAGTCCAATTATTGTAAATAATAAAGAATACTTAAAAGTAGTTGCTAAAGCATTATTAAATAAATATATTGCTACTCCTGCAGTTAAGAATTTAATTTCTAATTTAATCGATTCTAAATCTAAAGAAATTGAAAAATATGCAAATACAGAGCATATTAAATCACTTATATTAGATATAGTACAAAATGCAAATACAGCTAATTTAATTTCTAAAGCAATTGATAGTGTATTAAGCATTCAAGACTTAAAATCACTAGTAAATAATCCATTAAATACAATATTTAATGTGTTAAAATCTTCAGAAATTCTAAATAGTAATAATGAAATTGTTGCTTTAATAAAACTAGCTTTACAACATAATGCAATCAGTGATTTATTACAAACTTATGTTAATAAATACTTAATTAATCAAGGATTTTTAACTGACGAAAATAAATTACCAATCGGATTTTTCGATGCAATAAGAAAAAGCTTAAACGACTTTATCTTTGATAATCCTAAATTCTTATCTCAAATTATTTCATTAGCTAAAGAATCAATTTTAGCCTCAAATAATTTTGCAGAATTTGCAAATAAATTCGCAGCTAAAATTCCATCATTATTTAACTTAAGTGATTACTCACTAGTTAAATTATTATTAAATTCAAATATTTGAAATTATAAAGAACAATTACTTGCTATAGTAGATAAGTTATTTGATAAGCACAATGGATTATATGATTCAATTCTTCCTAAGTTGCAAACTTTAATTCCTGTTGATAAGCTTGCTAATGCATTACAAATTCAAAATAAAGAGCAAGTAAGCAATGTTATTAACCAAATTATTTCTTCAAGTGATTTTAAAGCAATTGCTCATGAATCTCTAAAAGCTATTGTAAATAGTGTAAATAACGATAATAATGAATTATCATTAGCAAAAGCTGATAGCTACAATGATTTAGTAAAAGCATTAGTTAAAAATAATACATATGTTAGAACAATTAAACCCTATGTTATTAATCTTGTTAACATCGGAATTAAAGAATCAGGATTATTAGAAATTATTCAAAAAGTAATTTCTCAAGCTTTACAAAAAGAAGATTTAGCATTTATCTTTAATGGTATTTCTTCAGAAGAATTACAATCATTAATTAAAAATATCATCGGAATCTATGATGTAATTGATAAAAACTTTGGAGTTTCTGATCTAATATTTGAAACTTTAATTAGTCACATTAGAGTTAATGGAACTAACTTCACTAAATTAAATATCTTTGGTGTATTAAAATCGCTATTTACTGATAATGCAAATAATCCAGAATTTGAAGCAAAAGTTGCTAAAACGCTAGCTTCAATAGCAAGTTCAGAATTATTTACAACAAATAAACCACAAATATCTAAAATTCTTGATAATGTATTTGGAAACTTATCTAAATCAGAAGACTTATCTTCAGTACCTGAATGAGTACAAAGATATGGAACTAATGGTCCTAGAAAAGCAATTGAATTAGCTAATTCAATTATCAAGTTAATTCCACAAGGAACTAGAGATAAGATATTTAACAATGTAACACAAAGTAATTTTGAAAAAATTCTTGTTTTCATTTTAACTAATAATAATTTCCAAACAGCAGTTACTCAAGGAGTTAGAAATGTAGTTGAAAACATTAATCAATACTCTTCTGTAACTTCTTATGCTGATATTATTAAAACAACTGTTTCAATGGTTGATCTAGATACTTTAAAACAAAGTATTATTGGATTTAGTAATGATTTATTATCTAATTCAACATTAAAAGATCTCTTAGAAGATACTATTTATAGAGCTTTAAGAAATATTGGTGTAAATGTAGATTCATATTCAGAAGCTAAAAAAGCAGCTATTAAGGCTCTTTCACAAAATGCTAAAGCTATTGTTGATAATTTAGAATTATTAACACCTATTATCGAAATAATCTTTAATGGAATTAAAACTGCTTCAGCACAAGAAAACCAAGAACAATTATTAGCAAGTTTAAGCTTAATTCCACAACAAATTGCTAAATTGGTTGATACCAATGTTAAAGCAAATCCTAAGAAATTTATTTCAAGAATGCTTAACATTCAGTTTGTTAAGAATAATTACACCAGCTACATAGAAATTGTCCAAGATGTCTTCTATGCATTAAGAAACAGCGGACAACTTCAAGAATTAGTTTCTAATCTAATTAATTCACTTGGTAATAATGCAGTATTTAACTATATATCTAAAGACAACTTAGTTTCACTAATTAATTTAATTATTGGTAAAGTAAGTAAAAATGGTGATACAGTTTCAGTTGATAAACCATCTGATTTCGATACTTTATTAAATACATATCTAGATGAAATTAAGAAACCTGAATTCTTTAATCAATTACATGTTGAAAATATCTCAACATATCAACCTATTAAATTCATTTCAATTATTAATGATAATGAAGCCTTAAGAAATACATTTACCAAGAACATTAGTTCAATTATTGATAGAGTAATTAAGTCAAATGAATTTAGCGATGTAGTTACTGATGTAACAAATAATTTAGCTAAAATCTTTAGAATTGATTTAGGAGATGTTGATAGAACTAAATTAACTAAAGAATTAATGACAGATCTAGTTTCATATCTACACAATACTCATATACTAGAAAGCACAATTCAAAATATCTTATTATCTATTCTTGAAGTTTCACAATCTGAACATCAAGATAAAGGGTTTAGAGAAAAACTTCAATTAGCTCTTGAACTATTTGGTCAAGAAATGAAGAAATTAATTAACTTCAAGAAATATAAATATGTACAAGCAATATTCGAAAATGCACATAGTCTAGTTACAAATAAAACAGACTTAATTAAAGTTGTTGATGTGATATATGATGATATTTCACAACGTGATGAAGTTATTAATAAAATAATTACCGTTTCTGGTTTAGGAAATATTTTAGATAAATTTGATATTTCATACCAAGTAGCTAATTTAGAAAACAATCCACTTGATACTTCTGGTGAGGCTATTGAATTAATTAAAGAAATCTTAAATCTTCCAGATGCTAAAAACACTCTTCATATTGTTCTTCAACATGTTTTAGAACAAAATAATTGAGCTAAATATGAAGCTATAAAAGTAACTACAGATGATAATGATTCTGAATCTAGTGCAGCTGATAAAGAAGCTTATTCTAAATTAATTAAAGTATTAGTTTCAGATAACGAATTTAAACAAAGTTTAATTTCATCAATTAGAAAATGAATTTATCAAATTAATAAGAGTGATAATTTCGCTAAAGTTCTAGCAAAAATAGCTCATAAAGTAATTATTAATATTGATTTTGATAAAATGAAAGCTACTTTGCCCGGAATTCCTTTAGCTGATGGTGAATTAGCAACAAGTGCTCCAGATATTACGACATTCCCAATTAAAGATTTATTTAAAGGAATATCAAATCCAGAAGCTTTAATAACAACATTAATTAAAAACTTTAATGAAATTGATGCAGCTTTAGATTTAATACCTCAATTATTTGAAGGATTAATTGAAACAGTATCACAAAATGGTATAGATACAAATGGAAGTAAAATAGCTTCAAAATTACTTTCAGTACTTAAAGAAATTGCATTTAAACCTAATTTCCAAGCGAAATTAATTCAAGCAATGAAATCAAATATTAATTATGTTAATGAACATAAGTTAAATAATGATGTTAAAAGTTTCTTTACAAATCTAACTAAATTTGTTACTTCAAACATTTCCTTTGGAAGCTTAATTTGAAAAGCTGTACCTAAAGAAGCAAATTGAATGAAACAGCTTATTGAAAAACTTCAATTAAGTGAAAACGATCTTGTTGGACTTGGTGTTAACTTTATTTATTTAATTGATCAATTTGTAAATCACCCAAAAGTGCCTGAATTAATTAATAAATTATCTGAATGATATTTAGCTAACCCTAATGAAATAGATGGTGTTAATGACATTTACACAGGATTAAAGAAATTCTTAAATGTTTATGATAACTCACAATTTATTACTCAAAACATTACTGAATTAGCTAAATCAATCTTTAATGATAATAAATATGCAAGAACAATTGCTCACTTTATTGTAAATAAATCACTTAAATTCTTAGGTCTTGATTATAGCAATGATGCTGAAAGTAAAGCTAGATTAGATAAAATTGTTGATTTATTTGTTAATAATACTGGTACATTATTAGATGAAACAGAAACATTTAAATCTATTTTCACTTCAATAGTGGATACAATTAAGAAAACTAATAATTTAGATGAATTCTTATCGCAAGTAAGTGGAGCTATCTTTAAGGGATTAGGATTTACTGAATTTGCTACAGCTAAAAAATTCCTAAAAACTTCAATTATTAAAGATAATAAGAATGATATATTTACTATAGTAAGTGAATTGATTGATAAGATATTTAACACTGGAATTCAAGGTGAAAAAGGCAAAATCAAGGAATTAATCTACACCTTTAATGTTAGTTCTATATTAATGAAAGCTCTTGTTCCTGCTGAAAGATTAAATACAATTGATTCAAGCAAGAAACAATCAATTATTAATAATATTAATGCTATGTTAGTGGAAGCTATTGGACAGCCTTCATTAGCTAAATTATTAACAACATTATTAAAAGATATCTTTGATAGAATTGATGTTTATACAAATGATAATCACACATCATATTCTTCTATGTTAAATGAATTATTTAAATCTCCTTCAGAAAGAGATATTAAAGCAAGTATTAAGGAATGATTTACTTTAATATTAGCTAATACTGATAACATAATTTCAAACGGTGCGGCTGAAATCTTACAAAGTATGCTTATGAAATCAGGATTTAATTTCAATACAGGTGATGATTTAAAAATCATTCAAGAAATTATTGCTGGATTAATGAAAACTTTAGCTTCAACAACTGAATTAGAAGAGATTATTGATGGTATTTATAAAACAATTCAAGCTACTAACTTTGAGCAAAGTTCTAATACTTCAAAAGATTTAACAAATGCAATTATTAAAGGTATATTAAGTGTTATCACAACACCTGATGGTAGAGATATTTCTCTAATTAAGATTCTTAACAAAAATGTTTTCTTACAAAAATTATTAATCAATATTCAACCTGTAACTTATGTTAAATTTATCAATAGATTATTTGAATCTTCTTCATTAGAAAAAAATACCGGAATGTATGCTGCCTTAAAATCTATTTTAGATATTCCAATTCCAGGTCAAGAAAATAAACCTAATAATAATGCTTCTCAACCCGCAGTTGATGATGGAAAACAACTTCAAAATGAAATTAAATTAGGATTTAAATTTGATGTAAGTATTTTTGATGTTGTAGGTAAATTCAAAGGATTAATTAAAGAAATCTTTTACCCAATGTTTGTATATCAATTACAACAAGTTTCAGATGGTAAAATTGATCCAGATGGTAAAGAATACTACCGTTCAGAAGGATTTAAAGCTATGTTTAGAATGAGTGGTATGTTATTATCAATTATTAAACATAAAGTAAATAGTAATAGTTTATTCTGAGGATATAGTCCTGTTACAATCGAAAGAATGGTTAATGATGGAACTGGGGATGCTTACTTAGCAATGATGTCTAAATTTAATGCACAATATTCAAAACTAAATTACAACCAGAAAAAAGCAATAGGTTCAGATGGTGGTCGTGGATATAATAAAGAATATGTATTTGGTAATACAAGTAATGGTACAAGTGCAAGCAATTATTGAACTGATCAATTACTAGCATATATTTATTGAGGAAATGACACAAATATTGATCGTCACAATAAGCCTACAAAAATTCTAGATATATACTTTAAAGCATTAGAAAACGGATACTTAAAACCACATGGTTGAAATTTTAAGAACAAATAA